The Macrobrachium rosenbergii isolate ZJJX-2024 chromosome 8, ASM4041242v1, whole genome shotgun sequence genome includes a region encoding these proteins:
- the LOC136841078 gene encoding zinc finger MYM-type protein 1-like has product MSKWIALKRNKRQETSVLVQLDNAHRDMVQKNGAYLRVIVESILFTAQQNIPQRGHSEDRSNIGQDSEDIPWLAERLTSQLATHQQWLSPNIQNEILNIASDLVLKDISKAVGKTGKFSLIVDETTDVSNKEQVSVCLHYIHNGQPAETFVGFHEVKSAKGKALFQLVLDVLHKMELRIEDVVGQCYDGASNISGKEKGVATRVQEVAPKAIYVHCYEHLLNLALQDTLQENTVIRNALAVVQSIQNFFNTPKRENVLRSVHMPDIDPTPYSPYIKLKSLSETRWSCRWEAVKAVEQQPERILLVLIELS; this is encoded by the exons ATGTCAAAATGGATTGCactgaagagaaacaaaagacaagaaacgTCAGTTTTGGTCCAACTTGATAATGCTCACAGAGACATGGTCCAAAAGAACGGAGCCTATCTCAGAGTGATTGTCGAGTCCATCCTTTTCACTGCACAACAAAACATTCCCCAAAGAGGGCATTCAGAAGATAGGTCCAACATTGGACAGGATTCAGAG GACATCCCATGGCTTGCCGAGAGATTAACTTCTCAGCTGGCAACACATCAGCAGTGGCTCTCACCAAACATCCAGAATGAGATTCTAAATATTGCATCTGACCTTGTTCTAAAGGACATATCTAAAGCTGTGGGAAAAACTGGGAAGTTTAGCCTCATAGTAGATGAAACAACAGATGTCAGCAACAAGGAGCAAGTGTCTGTGTGTTTGCACTATATACACAATGGTCAGCCAGCAGAAACCTTCGTTGGCTTCCATGAAGTAAAGTCTGCAAAGGGAAAGGCACTCTTCCAACTGGTATTGGATGTACTTCACAAAATGGAGCTGAGAATTGAGGATGTAGTTGGCCAGTGCTATGATGGGGCATCTAACATAAGTGGCAAAGAGAAAGGTGTGGCTACAAGAGTGCAAGAGGTTGCACCCAAGGCCATCTATGTCCACTGTTATGAGCACTTACTCAACCTTGCACTACAGGATACATTGCAGGAAAATACTGTCATCAGGAATGCTCTTGCAGTTGTCCAGTCCATCCAAAACTTCTTTAATACACCTAAGCGAGAGAATGTTCTCCGTTCTGTACACATGCCAGATATTGACCCAACACCATACAGTCCATACATCAAATTGAAGTCTCTAAGTGAGACACGCTGGTCCTGTAGATGGGAGGCTGTGAAAGCTGTAGAGCAACAACCTGAGAGAATCCTACTTGTTCTAATAGAGTTGTCTTAG